The Carassius carassius chromosome 31, fCarCar2.1, whole genome shotgun sequence genome includes a region encoding these proteins:
- the LOC132111713 gene encoding ovarian cancer G-protein coupled receptor 1, with translation MNMSEEQINCTISYEIHQYVFSVAYILVLLVGLPANTYSLYHAWLQLKARNELGVYLLNLTISDLLYLASLPLWLKYIFQGDNWSSSEWLCQLCGFLLYENIYVSIGFLCCISIDRYLAVVHPFHFKAFRSVRAASLVSAVVWLKELAVGVVFFWHKELSRDKNNQSVCFEHYPMKTWEYPINYYRFHIGFLFPLGILSVSYFRVLRAVGKSAGTQTAQKTRIKYLVTSTIVIFLVCFSPYHIFLLVRTIFERDCDFIENIFNYYHFSLLLTSFNCVADPALYCFISESAQKSIQKAQEACTRVLCCCSKSHGRFNTNSTELAAANDNVTGTSVVTFLQQIKTDV, from the coding sequence ATGAACATGTCTGAGGAGCAAATAAACTGCACTATAAGCTACGAGATTCACCAGTACGTGTTTTCGGTTGCGTACATCCTTGTCCTGCTAGTGGGTCTTCCTGCCAATACTTACTCGCTCTACCATGCCTGGCTGCAACTGAAAGCCCGAAATGAGCTGGGGGTCTACTTGTTAAACCTGACCATATCCGATCTGCTGTACCTGGCCTCCCTGCCCCTCTGGCTCAAGTATATCTTCCAAGGGGACAACTGGAGCAGCTCTGAGTGGCTCTGCCAACTGTGTGGTTTCCTGCTCTACGAGAACATCTATGTCAGCATTGGTTTTCTGTGTTGTATCTCCATTGACCGGTACCTGGCAGTGGTCCACcccttccacttcaaggcattcCGATCGGTACGAGCAGCATCGCTGGTCAGTGCGGTGGTCTGGCTCAAAGAGCTTGCAGTAGGAGTGGTGTTCTTCTGGCACAAGGAGCTCAGCAGAGACAAGAACAACCAATCTGTGTGCTTTGAGCACTACCCCATGAAGACATGGGAGTACCCAATAAACTACTACCGCTTTCACATAGGTTTCCTGTTCCCTTTAGGAATCCTCTCTGTGTCGTACTTTCGAGTCCTCCGAGCAGTGGGCAAGAGTGCAGGCACACAGACTGCCCAGAAAACTCGCATCAAGTACCTGGTGACCAGCACCATTGTCATCTTCCTGGTTTGCTTCTCACCATACCACATCTTTCTGCTGGTACGCACCATATTTGAGCGGGACTGCGACTTCATTGAGAACATTTTCAACTACTACCACTTCTCTCTGTTGCTTACTAGTTTTAACTGCGTGGCGGATCCAGCGCTCTATTGTTTCATCAGTGAGAGTGCCCAAAAGAGCATCCAGAAGGCTCAGGAAGCTTGTACTCGAGTCTTATGCTGTTGCTCAAAAAGTCATGGAAGGTTCAACACAAACTCTACCGAGCTTGCAGCCGCCAATGATAATGTTACAGGTACCTCAGTAGTGACATTCTTGCAGCAGAtcaaaactgatgtttga